Proteins from a genomic interval of Gluconacetobacter diazotrophicus PA1 5:
- a CDS encoding glycosyltransferase has translation MKTVLVYRDRLLPPSEQAFMRRQYMGFRTLRPCWVGCRRDAPAPDLPGDVRFLGGSGPLRPLRQMAFRQFGWGAAREVADLAPVLVHAQFGRGGALALPIARALGVPLVVTFHGGDAFKDRHYAGGFPPSVFQRRWQALQSHAALFVCVSEGVRDRLLERGVPARLLEVIPIGAEPAPLAAGPADRFVFAGRFVDKKGVPVLIDAVRILAGRGVTPPVVLAGDGPLLPAMRDRAAGLANLRFAGWLGAADLAAEMDRAIALLVPSVVPPGGDREGLPSVAVEAMARGVPVVASSQSGLEGAVGHAGAGIVVPAGDPMALADAMQAMLVPRTRDAMAGAAAATARESFCAPVQSARLEARLLSLLPGATG, from the coding sequence GTGAAGACCGTCCTCGTCTATCGCGATCGGCTGCTGCCGCCCTCGGAACAGGCCTTCATGCGGCGGCAATATATGGGGTTTCGCACTCTCCGGCCCTGCTGGGTCGGGTGCCGGCGCGATGCCCCCGCGCCCGACTTGCCGGGTGATGTGCGTTTCCTCGGCGGCAGCGGGCCCCTGCGGCCGCTGCGCCAGATGGCGTTCCGGCAGTTCGGCTGGGGCGCGGCGCGCGAGGTCGCGGACCTGGCGCCCGTGCTGGTGCATGCCCAGTTCGGGCGCGGGGGCGCGCTGGCCCTGCCGATCGCCCGGGCACTGGGCGTGCCGCTGGTGGTGACGTTCCATGGCGGCGACGCGTTCAAGGACCGGCATTACGCGGGCGGCTTTCCGCCATCGGTGTTCCAGCGGCGCTGGCAGGCGCTGCAATCCCATGCCGCGCTGTTCGTCTGCGTGTCCGAGGGCGTGCGCGACCGGTTGCTGGAACGCGGGGTGCCGGCCCGACTGCTGGAGGTGATTCCCATCGGGGCGGAGCCCGCCCCCCTGGCCGCCGGCCCCGCCGACCGCTTCGTCTTCGCCGGGCGCTTCGTGGACAAGAAGGGGGTGCCGGTGCTGATCGACGCGGTGCGGATTCTGGCCGGGCGCGGGGTGACGCCCCCGGTCGTTCTGGCGGGGGACGGGCCGCTGCTGCCGGCGATGCGCGACCGTGCGGCGGGCCTGGCCAACCTGCGCTTCGCCGGCTGGCTGGGGGCGGCGGACCTGGCGGCGGAGATGGACCGGGCGATCGCGCTGCTGGTGCCCAGCGTGGTGCCGCCCGGCGGCGACCGCGAGGGCCTGCCCAGCGTCGCGGTGGAGGCCATGGCGCGCGGCGTGCCGGTCGTCGCCTCCAGCCAGTCGGGGCTGGAGGGCGCGGTGGGGCATGCGGGGGCCGGGATCGTGGTGCCGGCCGGCGATCCGATGGCGCTGGCGGATGCGATGCAGGCGATGCTGGTCCCCCGGACCCGCGATGCGATGGCGGGCGCGGCGGCGGCGACGGCGCGGGAGTCGTTCTGCGCGCCCGTCCAGTCCGCCCGGCTGGAGGCACGGCTGCTGTCGCTGCTGCCAGGGGCGACGGGATGA
- a CDS encoding glycosyltransferase family 9 protein codes for MRILFITSTRLGDAVLSTGLLDVLLARHPGARVTIACGPVAASLFDAMPGRERTIVVTKRRHDLHWLSLWRDCVGTRWDLCVDLRGSAITLFLSARRRLIMRGGRRQGARVAHLGALLGLSPPPLPVVWTAPADRERARAILPDGTRWLALAPTANWVGKIWPADRFVALAQALQAHAVQAGHGPLRPVVLYGPGEAERRMAAPVLAALPDAVDAGGDHALPQVAALLARCQGFVGNDSGLMHLSAAAGTPTLGLFGPSRMTEYGPAGRCARGVAAPGPEGHAPIAGLEVATVLRAAIDLLDAAGPAAGDIPGDAPGDAMSVVA; via the coding sequence ATGCGGATTCTGTTCATCACCTCCACCCGGCTGGGGGACGCGGTCCTGTCCACCGGGTTGCTGGATGTCCTGCTGGCGCGTCATCCGGGCGCGCGCGTCACCATTGCCTGTGGGCCGGTGGCGGCCTCGCTGTTCGATGCCATGCCCGGGCGCGAGCGGACGATCGTCGTGACCAAGCGGCGCCATGACCTGCACTGGCTGTCGCTGTGGCGCGACTGCGTCGGGACCCGATGGGATCTGTGCGTGGATTTGCGCGGTTCGGCGATCACACTGTTCCTGTCCGCCCGGCGGCGGCTGATCATGCGGGGCGGGCGGCGGCAGGGCGCGCGGGTGGCCCATCTGGGCGCGCTGCTGGGCCTGTCGCCGCCGCCCCTGCCGGTGGTGTGGACCGCGCCGGCGGACCGCGAGCGGGCGCGGGCGATCCTGCCCGACGGCACGCGCTGGCTGGCCCTGGCGCCGACCGCCAACTGGGTGGGGAAGATCTGGCCGGCGGACCGCTTCGTCGCGCTGGCCCAGGCCTTGCAGGCCCATGCGGTGCAGGCCGGGCATGGCCCGCTGCGCCCGGTCGTCCTGTACGGCCCCGGCGAGGCCGAGCGCCGGATGGCGGCCCCGGTGCTGGCCGCCCTGCCGGATGCCGTCGATGCCGGGGGGGATCATGCGCTGCCCCAGGTGGCGGCGCTGCTGGCGCGCTGCCAGGGGTTCGTCGGCAACGATTCGGGCCTGATGCATCTGTCGGCGGCGGCCGGCACGCCGACGCTGGGGCTGTTCGGGCCCAGCCGGATGACCGAATACGGGCCCGCCGGCCGCTGTGCCCGGGGCGTCGCGGCGCCGGGGCCGGAGGGCCACGCGCCCATCGCGGGGCTGGAGGTCGCAACGGTGCTGCGGGCCGCGATCGACCTGCTGGACGCGGCTGGGCCAGCGGCGGGCGATATCCCGGGCGACGCCCCGGGCGACGCAATGTCCGTGGTCGCGTGA
- the ygfZ gene encoding CAF17-like 4Fe-4S cluster assembly/insertion protein YgfZ, translated as MTHFAFLPDRAVLAISGADRVSFLQGLVSNDVAAVAPGQAVWTAFLTPQGKWQADFFLFAEADGERLLLDCEAAQADMLRQRLARYRLRSDVSIDPTGFAVHAAWGAVPPMLDSAIGAPDPRLAEAGWRLILPRPTPDAADHAAYDAHRLALGLPDGSRDCEEGKTLLLEANFEALNGISWTKGCYMGQELTARTRYRGLVRRKLLPVSGAALPPPGTPLMHGEKEAGIMASSRDGRGLAMLRLDHRSAELTAEGHSVQVHIPSWLTLKTEAEG; from the coding sequence ATGACACATTTCGCCTTTCTACCGGACCGTGCCGTGCTGGCCATCTCCGGCGCCGACCGGGTGTCCTTCCTCCAGGGCCTGGTATCGAACGACGTTGCCGCCGTCGCACCCGGCCAGGCGGTCTGGACCGCGTTCCTGACGCCGCAGGGGAAATGGCAGGCCGATTTCTTCCTGTTCGCCGAAGCGGACGGCGAACGCCTGCTGCTGGATTGCGAGGCCGCGCAGGCCGACATGCTGCGCCAGCGCCTGGCGCGCTACCGCCTGCGCTCCGACGTGTCGATCGACCCGACCGGCTTTGCCGTCCATGCCGCGTGGGGCGCGGTGCCGCCCATGCTGGATTCGGCCATCGGCGCCCCCGATCCGCGCCTGGCCGAGGCCGGCTGGCGCCTGATCCTGCCCCGCCCCACCCCCGACGCGGCCGACCACGCGGCCTATGACGCCCATCGGCTGGCGCTGGGCCTGCCGGACGGATCGCGCGACTGCGAGGAAGGCAAGACCCTGCTTCTGGAAGCGAATTTCGAGGCCCTGAACGGCATCTCCTGGACCAAGGGCTGCTATATGGGCCAGGAACTGACGGCCCGCACCCGGTATCGCGGCCTGGTCAGGCGCAAGCTGCTGCCCGTGTCCGGCGCGGCCCTGCCGCCGCCCGGCACCCCGCTGATGCATGGCGAGAAGGAGGCCGGAATCATGGCCTCGTCCCGCGACGGGCGGGGGCTGGCGATGCTGCGACTGGACCATCGCAGCGCCGAGCTGACGGCCGAGGGCCATTCGGTCCAGGTCCACATTCCTTCCTGGCTGACGCTCAAGACCGAAGCCGAAGGCTGA
- the hisI gene encoding phosphoribosyl-AMP cyclohydrolase produces the protein MTYLPPDDATRARLLDQVHFDDAGLIAAVAQQHDTGEVLMLAWMNRAALDETLRTGRVCYYSRSRGALWRKGETSGQVQTLVDARLDCDRDAVLLLVEQSGVACHTGRRSCFYNAMRPLGLIEISAPLVSADALYGKN, from the coding sequence ATGACCTACCTTCCCCCCGACGACGCCACACGGGCCCGCCTGCTCGACCAGGTCCATTTCGACGATGCCGGGCTGATCGCCGCCGTGGCGCAGCAGCACGACACGGGCGAGGTGCTGATGCTGGCCTGGATGAACCGCGCGGCGCTGGACGAGACGCTGCGCACCGGCCGGGTCTGCTATTATTCGCGCAGCCGCGGCGCGCTGTGGCGCAAGGGCGAGACCTCGGGCCAGGTGCAGACCCTGGTCGATGCCCGCCTGGATTGCGACCGCGATGCCGTCCTGCTGCTGGTCGAACAGAGCGGGGTGGCCTGTCACACCGGGCGGCGGAGCTGCTTCTACAACGCCATGCGCCCCCTGGGCCTGATCGAGATCAGCGCGCCCCTGGTGTCGGCCGACGCCCTCTACGGCAAGAACTAG
- a CDS encoding SDR family NAD(P)-dependent oxidoreductase, which translates to MTDTKRFDGKVTLVTGAAGNIGLATAERLAASGSAIALLDLGGAKLDDAVAKVARAGVTARGYACDVTDAAQVQEIVDRVVADFGRIDFLFNNAGYQGAFAPVHAYPTEDFSRVMTINVCGAFHVLQAVARHMVGRNFGRIVNTASMAGVGGPPNMAGYAASKFAIVGLTQTASKDLAPYNIRVNAISPAFMGPGFMWDRQVELQAKAGSQYFSSDPKVVAEQMINSVPMRRYGDITEIPGVVEFLLGDDSSYMTGVNLPIAGGIL; encoded by the coding sequence ATGACGGATACGAAGCGGTTTGACGGAAAGGTCACCCTGGTGACCGGCGCGGCGGGGAATATCGGTCTGGCGACGGCGGAACGCCTGGCCGCGTCCGGTTCGGCCATTGCGCTGCTGGACCTTGGCGGCGCCAAACTGGACGATGCGGTCGCCAAGGTTGCGCGCGCCGGCGTCACGGCGCGCGGCTATGCCTGCGACGTGACGGACGCCGCACAGGTTCAGGAGATCGTGGACAGGGTGGTCGCGGATTTCGGCCGGATCGACTTCCTGTTCAACAACGCGGGCTACCAGGGGGCTTTCGCACCGGTCCACGCGTATCCGACGGAGGATTTCTCCCGGGTCATGACCATCAATGTGTGCGGGGCGTTTCACGTCCTGCAGGCAGTGGCCCGGCACATGGTCGGCCGGAATTTCGGGCGGATCGTGAACACGGCGAGCATGGCCGGCGTCGGGGGGCCACCGAACATGGCGGGCTATGCCGCGTCGAAATTCGCGATCGTCGGACTGACCCAGACGGCGTCCAAGGACCTGGCGCCCTACAATATCCGCGTGAACGCGATCAGCCCGGCCTTCATGGGCCCCGGCTTCATGTGGGACCGGCAGGTCGAGCTTCAGGCGAAGGCCGGAAGCCAGTATTTTTCCAGCGACCCGAAGGTGGTGGCGGAACAGATGATCAATTCGGTCCCGATGCGCCGGTACGGCGACATCACGGAAATTCCCGGGGTCGTGGAATTCCTGCTGGGCGATGATTCCAGCTACATGACGGGCGTGAACCTGCCGATCGCAGGCGGCATTCTTTAA
- the lpxB gene encoding lipid-A-disaccharide synthase, whose product MNAAAGRTVWLLAGEASGDVLGARLMAALRRRDPTLRFAGVGGARMEEAGLRSLFPLRDLAVMGLVEVLPRIRHLSRRLDQAVEHIRQTRPDLVVTIDSPGFTLRLLRRIEGEGIPRVHYVAPQVWAWREHRVREFPGLWDRLLCLLPFEPAFFGRHGLEARFVGHPVLQSGAGRGDGAAFRARHGIAPGTPILILMPGSRRSEAPRLLPVLGRTLRILAATCPGIVPVVPVSAVVAETVRRGVADWPMKPIIVTDLDEKHDAFAAAGAALTKSGTSTLELALAGVPMAVTYRVNPLTAAMARRLIRVPYVAMVNLLAGHRLVPELLQDRCRPDLLAATVLRLLTDERSAALQRAGFRAVAAALAAPQGDPDDAAAAELMAVLDGGKR is encoded by the coding sequence ATGAACGCTGCGGCCGGGCGGACGGTCTGGCTTCTGGCGGGCGAGGCCAGCGGCGATGTGCTGGGCGCGCGCCTGATGGCGGCGCTGCGCCGCCGCGATCCGACCCTGCGCTTCGCCGGTGTCGGCGGCGCGCGGATGGAGGAAGCCGGCCTGCGCAGCCTGTTCCCGCTGCGCGACCTGGCGGTGATGGGCCTGGTCGAGGTGCTGCCGCGCATCCGGCATCTGTCCCGCCGGCTGGACCAGGCGGTGGAGCATATTCGCCAGACCCGGCCCGACCTGGTGGTGACGATCGACAGTCCCGGCTTCACGCTGCGGCTGCTGCGCCGGATCGAGGGCGAGGGGATTCCCCGGGTTCATTATGTCGCGCCGCAGGTCTGGGCGTGGCGCGAGCATCGGGTGCGCGAATTTCCCGGCCTGTGGGACCGCCTGCTGTGCCTGCTGCCGTTCGAACCCGCCTTCTTCGGCCGTCACGGGCTGGAGGCCCGGTTCGTCGGCCATCCGGTCCTGCAATCCGGGGCGGGGCGGGGCGACGGCGCGGCGTTTCGCGCCCGGCATGGCATTGCGCCCGGCACGCCGATCCTGATCCTGATGCCCGGCAGCCGCCGGTCCGAGGCCCCGCGCCTGCTGCCGGTGCTGGGGCGGACGCTGCGCATCCTGGCCGCGACCTGCCCCGGAATCGTGCCGGTGGTGCCGGTCTCGGCCGTGGTGGCCGAGACCGTGCGGCGCGGCGTGGCCGACTGGCCCATGAAGCCGATCATCGTGACCGACCTGGACGAGAAGCATGATGCCTTCGCCGCCGCCGGCGCGGCGCTGACCAAGTCGGGCACCTCAACCCTGGAACTGGCGCTGGCCGGCGTGCCGATGGCCGTGACCTATCGCGTCAATCCGCTGACGGCGGCGATGGCGCGGCGGCTGATCCGCGTGCCTTATGTCGCCATGGTTAACCTGCTGGCCGGGCACCGGCTGGTGCCGGAACTGCTGCAGGATCGCTGCCGCCCCGACCTGCTGGCCGCCACCGTGCTGCGCCTGCTGACCGACGAACGCAGCGCCGCCCTGCAACGGGCCGGCTTCCGCGCCGTGGCGGCCGCCCTGGCCGCCCCGCAGGGCGACCCGGACGACGCGGCGGCGGCCGAACTGATGGCGGTGCTGGACGGCGGGAAACGTTAA